The genomic DNA CCGGCGAGCTCGCGCACGACCGCATCAAGATCGCCACTCCGCAGCCTTCGACCCCGAACGCCGTCGCCGAGACGGTCGCCAAGCTGGTGGCGCAGTCGGACTGGGACGGCCCCGTCGGCATCACCCTGCCCAGCGTGGTGGTCAACGGCATTGCCCGCACCGCCGCCAATATCGACAAGGCGTGGGTCGACACCGACGCGCGGCAGCTGTTCTCGCTGGCGCTGGACGGCCGCGAGGTGGTGGTGCTCAACGACGCCGACGCCGCCGGCATGGCCGAGGACCGCTACGGCGCGGCCCGCAATATCGAGGGCCTGGTCATGCTGCTCACCTTCGGCACCGGGATCGGCTCGGCCCTGCTCTATCACGGCACGCTGGTCCCCAACACGGAATTCGGACATATCGAGGTCAAGGGCAAGGAGGCCGAGCACCGCGCCGCCTCCTCGGTGAAGGAGCGAAAGGACCTGTCCTACAAGGCGTGGGCGGGCGAGGTGACGAAGGTACTGATCACCCTGGAAAATCTGCTGTGGCCGGACGTGATCGTGGCGGGCGGCGGCATCAGCCGCGACGCCGAGCACTGGATTCCCTTGCTCGGCAACCGAACTCCGGTCGTGGCCGCGCATCTGAAGAACACCGCGGGCATTGTGGGGGCCGCCATGGCCGTCGATGGCGGTATCGCGCCATGAGCATCCCTGTTCGATCGTTACAATGGAACACATGCCCGGCGGTGAGCCGGAACCGACCCCGGCCGGAGAGCCGGGTTTAACCCCCGACAGAACCGCTCCGCCGGAATGATCAACTCTGGCGTGACGCCGCACGAGACCGTCACGAAAGGGCGTACGTGGTAGCCACGAATACCCGACAGACCGCCGAATCGGCCGAAGCCGCCGACTCCGCAGAAGGTACCGCAGCACGGCCGGTCCGCAAGGCTGCCGCGAAGAAGGCCCCGGCCAAGAAGGCCCCGGCCAAGAAGGCCGCGGCGAAGAAGGCGCCGGCCAAGAAGGCCGCCAAGAAGGCGCCCGCGAAGAAGGCGGCGGCCAAGAAGGGCGCGCCCGGCGCCGAGAACGAGGTCGAAGAGACCCTCGAAGACGAGTCGTTGGAACTGGACGACCTCGGTGATATCGACGTCTCCGACGACGATTTGGCCGACGACGCCGACCTCGCCGACGAGGAGGTCACCGTCGAGGACGACGAGGCCGACGCGGAGGAAGCCGAGGAGCCGTCCGAGAAGGACAAGGCGTCCGGCGACTTCGTCTGGGACGAGGAGGAGTCCGAGGCGCTGCGGCAGGCCCGCAAGGACGCCGAGCTCACCGCCTCCGCCGACTCGGTGCGCGCCTACCTCAAGCAGATCGGTAAGGTCGCGCTGCTCAACGCGGAGGAGGAGGTCGAGCTCGCCAAGCGCATCGAGGCC from Nocardia terpenica includes the following:
- the ppgK gene encoding polyphosphate--glucose phosphotransferase yields the protein MSTRGLAFGIDIGGSGVKGAVVDLATGELAHDRIKIATPQPSTPNAVAETVAKLVAQSDWDGPVGITLPSVVVNGIARTAANIDKAWVDTDARQLFSLALDGREVVVLNDADAAGMAEDRYGAARNIEGLVMLLTFGTGIGSALLYHGTLVPNTEFGHIEVKGKEAEHRAASSVKERKDLSYKAWAGEVTKVLITLENLLWPDVIVAGGGISRDAEHWIPLLGNRTPVVAAHLKNTAGIVGAAMAVDGGIAP